A window of the Butyricimonas virosa genome harbors these coding sequences:
- a CDS encoding polysaccharide biosynthesis/export family protein: MTGTGRMFFIGMLVCLLGACASPKDVVYLQDVKINSRVKAALQYRTVIHVDDLLSIVVSCDDIETALPFNTPMIGLGQNNTRTGNDQLYGYLVDTDGTIDFPVLGKIKVEGLSRTELAAKLKKELSNYLKNPIVTIQYLNFKVTVLGEVKAPGSYKVNSERVSIFDALGMAGDLQINAKRKNVLVMREDGDEKVFAQLDLTSENIIHSPFFYLQQNDVVYVEPNKARIVGGNAGAFLPYVLSSISTLVAILAIAIR, encoded by the coding sequence ATGACGGGAACTGGAAGAATGTTTTTTATCGGTATGCTGGTTTGCCTGTTGGGGGCTTGCGCTTCCCCGAAGGACGTGGTGTACCTGCAAGATGTGAAGATTAATTCTAGAGTGAAAGCAGCTTTGCAGTATCGCACGGTGATCCACGTGGATGATCTATTATCAATCGTGGTTTCCTGTGATGATATCGAGACGGCCCTGCCTTTTAACACGCCGATGATCGGGTTGGGACAGAATAACACGCGAACAGGTAACGATCAACTTTACGGGTATCTGGTGGACACGGACGGGACGATCGATTTTCCGGTATTGGGGAAGATTAAAGTGGAAGGTTTATCCCGGACGGAACTGGCAGCTAAATTGAAGAAGGAGTTGAGTAACTACCTGAAGAACCCGATCGTGACCATCCAGTACTTGAATTTCAAGGTGACCGTGTTGGGAGAAGTGAAAGCTCCCGGGAGTTACAAGGTGAATAGTGAACGGGTCTCCATCTTTGATGCTTTGGGAATGGCCGGAGATTTACAAATTAATGCAAAGCGTAAGAACGTGCTGGTGATGCGGGAAGACGGGGACGAGAAAGTTTTCGCCCAACTGGATTTGACATCGGAAAATATCATTCATTCGCCTTTTTTCTACTTACAACAGAATGACGTGGTCTATGTCGAACCCAATAAGGCTCGGATTGTGGGAGGAAATGCCGGGGCATTTCTGCCTTACGTTTTATCGAGTATTTCCACGTTGGTAGCTATCCTTGCCATTGCAATTCGTTAA
- a CDS encoding nucleotide sugar dehydrogenase gives MQDVKICVIGLGYVGLPLARLFSTRYKTIGFDMNQRRVDALMAGHDATLEVSDELLQSAIANGFVCTSSIEDIRDCNFYVVAVPTPVDKNNNPDLTPLYGASTTVGKVISRGDIVVYESTVYPGVTEEECIPVVEKVSGLKFNEDFFAGYSPERINPGDKLHTVEKIKKVTSGSTPEIGQKVNDIYASVISAGTHLAPSIKVAEAAKVIENSQRDINIAFVNELSKIFNKLGIDTQDVLEAACTKWNFLPFKPGLVGGHCIGVDPYYLAQCAQRHGYNPEIILAGRRMNDGMGEHVANEVIKLMLKKGIQVLGSKVLIMGFTFKENCPDVRNTKVIDIYKALKEYNLDITVYDPWANPEIAKHEYAIDISNILPDKQYDAVIMSVSHESFANIDVLKLVKENYVIFDVKGCLDREIIDGRL, from the coding sequence ATGCAAGACGTGAAAATTTGCGTGATCGGACTGGGATACGTGGGCTTACCCCTCGCCCGGTTGTTTTCAACAAGATATAAAACGATAGGCTTTGACATGAATCAAAGGCGGGTGGATGCCTTGATGGCTGGACATGACGCTACCCTGGAAGTGAGTGACGAGTTGTTGCAATCGGCAATCGCTAACGGTTTCGTTTGCACATCAAGTATCGAGGACATCCGGGATTGTAATTTTTACGTGGTGGCGGTGCCAACACCCGTGGATAAAAATAATAACCCGGATTTAACTCCCTTGTACGGGGCGAGTACCACGGTGGGAAAGGTGATTTCCAGGGGTGATATTGTTGTTTACGAGTCGACCGTTTATCCCGGGGTGACGGAAGAGGAGTGCATCCCCGTGGTGGAAAAAGTGTCGGGGTTGAAATTCAACGAGGACTTTTTCGCCGGTTATTCCCCGGAACGAATCAACCCGGGAGATAAATTGCACACGGTGGAGAAAATTAAGAAAGTAACCTCCGGCTCGACCCCCGAGATTGGCCAAAAAGTAAACGATATTTACGCTTCCGTTATTTCGGCAGGGACACACCTTGCCCCGAGTATCAAGGTGGCGGAAGCCGCCAAGGTGATCGAGAACTCTCAACGGGATATCAATATCGCTTTCGTGAACGAGTTATCGAAAATCTTTAACAAGCTGGGAATTGACACGCAAGACGTGTTGGAAGCCGCCTGTACGAAGTGGAACTTTTTGCCTTTCAAACCGGGTTTAGTTGGAGGGCATTGCATTGGGGTGGATCCCTATTACCTGGCTCAATGCGCTCAACGGCACGGGTATAATCCCGAGATCATTCTGGCCGGACGTCGGATGAACGACGGGATGGGGGAACACGTGGCGAACGAGGTAATTAAATTGATGTTAAAGAAAGGCATTCAGGTATTGGGTTCCAAGGTTTTGATCATGGGATTCACGTTCAAGGAAAATTGTCCGGATGTTCGGAATACCAAAGTAATTGATATATACAAGGCTTTAAAAGAGTATAATCTTGATATTACGGTTTATGATCCGTGGGCAAATCCGGAAATTGCTAAACATGAATATGCGATTGATATTTCCAATATCTTACCTGATAAGCAATATGATGCCGTGATTATGTCTGTTTCACATGAGAGCTTTGCCAATATTGATGTATTGAAATTGGTTAAAGAAAACTATGTCATATTTGATGTAAAGGGGTGTTTGGACCGTGAAATTATAGATGGGAGATTGTAA
- a CDS encoding oligosaccharide flippase family protein, with translation MMKENSNTVQTFWVSLGSLFSFGLVIISSMIFSRYFLKEDYGTYKQVMYVYNTLLTVFTLGLPRAYSYFLPRVKEAQAKDLIKKITNLFFLLGAIFSILLFILSPQIASVLKNEDLKLALRVFSPVPLLMLPTMGLEGILSTYRKTKFIAIYTIITRVFILLCVALPVVVFHGNYITAIIGFVIASFIAFLLALYLKYMPVKSTVKEKSDVTYKQIFQFSLPLLYASLWGILISSADQFFISRYFGNLVFAEFSNGSLELPFVGMITGACATVLSPIFSRMSYEKVDFEKEVFPIWKSVFEKTAKLIYPLVIYCLIFADTLMIALYGQQYEISSVYFRIKLILNFFTLIIFAPLLINMGKVKFYSNVHVFIAIAVIMLEYISVKTINSPYAISIVSLICQLSKIFILLIGVTKILQVNFWQLFPIKLMGQILLPSTIILFIERYLFVDLLCWDVWVTLFASFISYVALYFVVCVTMKINYVEIIRPLFVKK, from the coding sequence ATGATGAAAGAGAATAGCAATACCGTTCAAACTTTTTGGGTTTCATTGGGAAGTTTATTTTCTTTCGGATTGGTTATTATCAGTTCTATGATTTTTAGTAGATACTTTTTGAAAGAAGATTATGGAACTTATAAGCAGGTAATGTATGTTTATAATACATTACTTACAGTTTTTACTTTGGGACTTCCTAGGGCATATTCCTATTTTCTTCCTAGAGTAAAAGAGGCTCAAGCTAAAGATTTAATAAAAAAAATTACAAATTTATTTTTTTTACTTGGAGCAATATTTTCAATACTTTTATTTATACTCTCTCCACAGATTGCCTCTGTTCTTAAAAATGAGGATTTAAAACTTGCTTTAAGAGTTTTTTCTCCTGTTCCTTTATTGATGCTTCCAACTATGGGATTGGAGGGAATTTTGTCTACATATAGGAAAACAAAGTTTATTGCTATATATACGATAATAACAAGAGTATTTATACTTTTATGTGTAGCGTTACCGGTTGTTGTTTTTCATGGGAATTACATTACAGCAATAATAGGATTTGTGATTGCATCATTTATTGCTTTTTTATTAGCTTTATATTTAAAATATATGCCGGTGAAAAGTACTGTAAAAGAAAAAAGTGATGTAACATATAAACAGATTTTCCAATTTTCGCTACCATTGTTGTATGCGAGTTTGTGGGGAATATTGATTTCTTCTGCGGATCAGTTTTTTATCAGTCGTTATTTTGGTAACTTAGTATTTGCGGAATTTTCTAATGGATCGTTGGAATTACCATTTGTTGGTATGATTACAGGAGCTTGTGCAACAGTCTTGTCTCCGATATTTTCAAGAATGAGTTATGAAAAGGTAGATTTTGAAAAGGAAGTATTTCCTATATGGAAGAGTGTATTTGAAAAAACAGCAAAACTAATATATCCGTTAGTGATATATTGTTTGATTTTTGCAGATACTTTAATGATAGCTCTTTATGGTCAGCAATATGAAATATCCTCAGTGTATTTTAGAATAAAATTAATTTTAAATTTTTTCACGCTTATTATTTTTGCTCCATTGTTGATAAATATGGGGAAAGTAAAATTTTATTCTAATGTACATGTGTTTATTGCAATTGCCGTTATTATGCTTGAATATATCAGTGTCAAAACAATTAATTCTCCATATGCTATTTCTATCGTTTCGTTAATATGTCAACTAAGTAAAATATTCATACTTTTAATAGGTGTAACGAAAATATTACAAGTTAATTTTTGGCAATTATTTCCTATTAAATTAATGGGACAAATTTTGTTACCTTCAACTATCATTTTATTTATTGAAAGGTATTTGTTTGTTGATCTTCTATGTTGGGATGTATGGGTAACATTGTTTGCAAGTTTTATTTCTTACGTGGCATTATATTTCGTAGTATGCGTAACAATGAAAATAAATTATGTAGAAATAATTAGACCTTTATTTGTAAAAAAATAG
- a CDS encoding tyrosine-protein phosphatase: MWRFRKREKIHFDYTHDIHSHVLPGVDDGVRTYGEAIMVLKGLSRLGVKRVTCTSHVYFPALMNGRENLHPLLEYLRAGLQKEGVEIELDLGAEYRVGEYMLSLIERGEILSGDDNRVLVEHNFLSPSPFFDQVVFELQARGYEVVLAHPERYVFWEDDIVRHGKELKNKNCRLQVNILSFAGYYGKEVQRGAERLHDAGLIDYYAGDVHGMRHVEAIGKYISNS; the protein is encoded by the coding sequence ATGTGGAGGTTTCGAAAACGAGAGAAGATACATTTTGATTATACCCATGATATTCATTCGCATGTTTTGCCCGGAGTAGATGACGGGGTTAGGACTTATGGGGAGGCAATCATGGTGTTGAAAGGCTTATCTAGGTTGGGAGTGAAAAGAGTGACATGTACTTCCCACGTTTATTTTCCTGCCTTGATGAATGGACGGGAAAATCTTCATCCCTTGTTGGAATATCTTCGAGCTGGTTTGCAAAAGGAGGGAGTAGAGATAGAATTGGATTTAGGAGCCGAGTATCGTGTCGGGGAATATATGTTGAGTTTGATCGAACGGGGAGAGATCCTGTCCGGGGACGATAACCGGGTACTGGTAGAACATAACTTTTTATCTCCCTCACCTTTTTTCGATCAAGTGGTGTTCGAATTACAGGCCAGGGGATACGAGGTGGTGTTGGCTCATCCGGAGCGTTATGTTTTTTGGGAGGATGATATCGTTCGACACGGGAAGGAGTTGAAGAACAAGAATTGTCGGTTACAGGTGAATATCCTCTCGTTTGCAGGGTATTACGGGAAGGAGGTACAACGGGGTGCGGAAAGGTTGCACGACGCGGGATTGATTGATTATTACGCGGGGGATGTACACGGGATGAGGCATGTGGAGGCGATAGGGAAATATATATCAAATTCATAA
- the wecB gene encoding non-hydrolyzing UDP-N-acetylglucosamine 2-epimerase has product MKKVMLVFGTRPEAIKMAPLVKEFQKYPEQFQTIVCVTGQHREMLDQVLHIFEITPDYDLNIMKQGQDLYDVTARVLTGMRDVLKEARPDVVLVHGDTTTSTAAALAAFYQQIPVGHVEAGLRTHDIYSPWPEEMNRLITGRIASYHFSPTPLSRDNLLKENVAKDKIVVTGNTVIDALYMVVDKIKNNKELDLELQCLLKNVGYDINRLTGSKKLVLITGHRRENFGDGFINICTAIKDLTQKYPDVDFVYPMHLNPNVRKPIHEVFGEDLSNLGNMFFIEPLEYLSFVYLMEKSTIVLTDSGGIQEEAPGLGKPVLVMRNTTERPEALEAGTVKLVGTNYDKIVDELSRLLDDVLYYDTMSKAVNPYGDGKACGRIVEMMIGS; this is encoded by the coding sequence ATGAAAAAAGTGATGTTAGTTTTTGGGACTCGTCCGGAAGCGATAAAAATGGCACCTCTGGTAAAAGAGTTTCAAAAATATCCGGAACAGTTCCAGACGATTGTTTGCGTGACCGGTCAGCACCGGGAGATGTTGGATCAAGTTCTTCATATATTCGAGATCACGCCTGATTATGATTTGAATATCATGAAGCAGGGACAGGATTTATATGATGTGACAGCTCGGGTTTTAACGGGGATGCGAGATGTTTTAAAAGAAGCGAGACCAGATGTCGTGTTGGTACATGGAGATACAACGACTTCAACGGCGGCAGCGTTGGCTGCATTTTACCAACAAATTCCGGTAGGACACGTGGAGGCGGGGTTACGTACTCACGATATTTATAGTCCTTGGCCGGAAGAGATGAATCGTCTTATCACTGGACGTATTGCAAGTTATCACTTTTCTCCGACGCCACTTAGTAGAGATAATTTGTTGAAAGAGAATGTGGCAAAGGATAAGATTGTTGTCACAGGTAACACAGTGATCGATGCTCTTTACATGGTTGTGGACAAGATCAAGAATAATAAAGAACTTGATTTGGAATTACAATGTTTGTTGAAAAATGTTGGTTATGATATAAATCGTTTGACTGGAAGTAAAAAGTTGGTACTTATCACGGGACATCGTCGAGAAAATTTTGGAGACGGTTTTATCAATATATGTACTGCTATCAAGGATTTGACTCAAAAATATCCTGATGTTGATTTCGTTTATCCGATGCATTTGAATCCTAATGTGCGTAAACCTATTCACGAGGTATTCGGTGAAGATTTGTCGAATCTGGGAAACATGTTTTTCATAGAACCATTGGAGTACCTTTCTTTTGTTTATTTGATGGAAAAATCAACGATAGTTCTTACTGATAGCGGAGGGATTCAAGAGGAGGCCCCGGGATTGGGTAAACCTGTACTTGTGATGAGAAACACGACGGAGCGACCGGAAGCATTGGAAGCGGGTACTGTGAAACTTGTTGGTACGAATTATGATAAAATTGTTGATGAGTTATCACGTTTACTTGATGATGTGTTGTATTACGATACGATGAGTAAAGCGGTTAATCCATATGGGGATGGGAAGGCTTGTGGTAGGATTGTAGAAATGATGATTGGTTCATGA
- a CDS encoding SDR family oxidoreductase, protein MKILVTGGAGFIGSNLCEYLLQAGHEVRCLDNFATGKIENILPLTERYPAMFKLIVGDIRRMEDCRKAVEGMEYVLHEAALGSVPRSIKDPITSNEVNVGGFLNMLVASRDAGVKRFVFAASSSTYGDSQSLPKVEDVIGKPLSPYAITKYVNELYADVFARTYGMEYIGLRYFNVFGRRQDPFGAYAAVIPLFVKQLMRHESPVINGDGEYSRDFTYIDNVIQMNELALTVTNPDAVNQIYNTAFGERTTLNQLVGYLKEFLGEFDGEIRNIEILHGPNRVGDIPHSLASIDKAKSLLGYAPQYSMRQGLQEAVKWYWNNL, encoded by the coding sequence ATGAAAATATTAGTTACAGGAGGAGCCGGGTTTATCGGTTCTAATCTTTGCGAGTATCTGTTACAAGCAGGGCATGAAGTTCGTTGCTTGGATAATTTTGCGACGGGGAAAATTGAAAACATACTTCCTTTGACAGAACGTTACCCGGCGATGTTCAAATTGATCGTGGGGGATATTCGTCGAATGGAGGATTGCCGGAAGGCGGTGGAAGGCATGGAGTACGTTTTGCATGAAGCTGCGTTGGGGTCAGTTCCTCGTAGCATTAAAGACCCGATCACGAGTAACGAGGTTAACGTGGGCGGTTTCTTGAACATGCTGGTAGCCTCCCGGGATGCCGGGGTGAAACGCTTCGTTTTTGCCGCAAGCTCTTCCACTTACGGGGACAGTCAATCTTTACCCAAGGTGGAAGACGTGATAGGTAAACCGCTCTCTCCTTACGCCATAACGAAATACGTGAACGAGCTTTACGCTGACGTGTTCGCCCGGACTTACGGTATGGAATATATCGGATTGCGTTATTTTAACGTGTTCGGCAGGCGACAAGATCCTTTCGGGGCTTATGCAGCGGTGATTCCCTTGTTCGTAAAGCAGTTGATGCGACACGAAAGCCCGGTGATCAACGGGGACGGGGAGTACAGCAGGGACTTCACGTATATCGATAACGTGATACAGATGAATGAACTAGCCTTGACCGTGACCAACCCGGATGCGGTGAATCAAATTTATAACACGGCGTTCGGGGAGCGGACGACGTTGAACCAGCTGGTAGGTTACTTGAAAGAATTCCTGGGGGAATTTGACGGGGAAATAAGAAACATCGAGATATTGCACGGGCCGAACCGGGTGGGAGATATCCCTCATTCTTTGGCAAGCATTGACAAGGCGAAATCGTTATTGGGGTACGCCCCGCAATACAGCATGAGGCAAGGGTTGCAGGAAGCGGTGAAATGGTACTGGAATAATCTATAA
- a CDS encoding GumC family protein produces the protein MEENNLNRERESESIDIKVLVEKFIARWRWFAVSVPLCLVIALLICQSRVPIYNVTGKVMISDSKKGELGTNVMMKELGLAAADMFVENEIVELQSKNLMREVVEELDLNVRYVREGFLRDRELYNDSPVKVLVDNPGEIRDTSFHVLLDTANLVILMNLDGEKMWSGHYSESVPMGDYNLSIEPNRKVTSKEKIRVDLSSFRKTTDVFSKNLNVQILVKNTNSVLVSLKDAVPTRGIAVINALVKRYNQNGIDNKRIVSEATVEFINERLDVINQELGTIERRAEDFKKTNKLTDITSDAAFVMERKKQSEAELMKLQTELDVLRSIRAAITQKRAEEFSLLPENLGLSDEGLNAGITRYNEMVLRRGKLLQSASESNPIVIGLNTQLQGLKKNIQETIANVESGLLIKLKSVEKENASVNELLTSVPTQEKQYRDIARQQELKENLFLFLMQKREEAEIAKLIYVATAKIIEDPSAGNAPVEPNKALIMLVGLFLGVGIPVGIILLLEMLNDKVRSVDEVKRSLPFPVLGDIPELSQEEVTLLRENFSLSESMQVVREKLNYMLGEKACPVLLVTSGVPGEGKTLVAAHLAKAYAKAGKKTLLVGCDLRNPRLHSYLHKNYSRGLSAYLAGMEPEWRRLVHLLEDNLSVLFGGDVPPNPVALLSSGRFKTLLEEVRGEYDCIILDTPPVGILADALTMVKQADACLCVVRLNVLPRGVLSSLRVLESEHHVTNCGVLVNGVSRRIHYYKYGYGNYYNKQNR, from the coding sequence ATGGAAGAGAATAACTTGAACAGGGAACGTGAGTCCGAAAGTATAGATATAAAAGTATTAGTTGAAAAGTTTATCGCCCGTTGGCGTTGGTTTGCGGTGTCGGTGCCTTTGTGTTTGGTCATCGCTTTGTTAATATGCCAGAGCCGAGTGCCTATTTACAACGTGACGGGTAAGGTGATGATCAGTGACTCGAAAAAGGGGGAGCTAGGCACGAACGTGATGATGAAAGAGTTGGGCTTGGCGGCGGCGGATATGTTCGTGGAGAACGAGATTGTAGAGTTACAATCTAAAAACCTGATGCGGGAGGTCGTGGAGGAACTGGACTTGAACGTTCGTTATGTCCGTGAAGGTTTCTTGCGTGATCGGGAACTTTATAACGATTCGCCGGTGAAAGTTCTTGTGGATAACCCCGGTGAGATCCGGGACACGTCTTTTCACGTGTTGTTGGACACGGCGAACCTCGTGATATTGATGAATCTTGACGGGGAGAAGATGTGGAGCGGTCATTACTCGGAGAGCGTTCCCATGGGAGACTATAACCTCTCGATCGAGCCTAACAGGAAAGTTACTTCCAAGGAAAAAATCCGGGTTGATCTGTCTAGTTTCCGAAAAACGACGGATGTTTTTTCAAAAAACTTGAACGTGCAGATCCTGGTAAAGAACACGAACTCCGTGTTGGTCTCCTTGAAAGATGCCGTACCGACGAGAGGAATTGCGGTGATTAACGCCCTTGTCAAGCGATACAACCAGAACGGTATCGATAACAAGAGGATCGTGTCAGAGGCGACGGTGGAGTTCATTAACGAGCGGTTGGACGTGATCAACCAGGAGTTGGGAACGATCGAACGACGGGCGGAAGACTTCAAGAAGACGAATAAATTAACGGATATCACCTCGGATGCAGCTTTCGTGATGGAACGCAAGAAACAGTCGGAGGCGGAGTTAATGAAATTGCAAACGGAGCTAGACGTGTTGCGAAGCATTCGGGCGGCGATCACGCAGAAACGGGCGGAAGAGTTCTCGTTGTTGCCGGAAAATTTGGGACTCTCGGACGAAGGTTTGAATGCAGGGATCACCCGCTATAACGAGATGGTGTTGCGTCGGGGCAAGTTGCTGCAGAGTGCCAGCGAGAGTAACCCGATTGTAATCGGGCTAAATACCCAGTTGCAAGGATTAAAAAAGAACATACAGGAGACGATCGCCAACGTGGAGAGCGGCCTTTTGATCAAGCTGAAGAGTGTGGAGAAGGAGAACGCGTCGGTGAACGAGCTGCTGACCTCGGTTCCCACGCAGGAAAAACAATATCGAGACATCGCTCGTCAACAGGAACTGAAGGAGAACCTTTTCCTTTTCCTGATGCAAAAGCGGGAGGAGGCGGAGATTGCTAAATTGATTTACGTGGCGACGGCTAAAATTATAGAAGACCCGTCAGCGGGTAATGCTCCTGTAGAGCCGAACAAGGCGTTGATTATGCTCGTGGGGTTGTTTTTGGGCGTGGGTATCCCGGTCGGGATTATCCTCTTGCTGGAGATGTTGAACGACAAGGTTCGTTCCGTTGATGAGGTGAAACGGTCGTTACCGTTCCCCGTGCTGGGAGATATACCTGAATTATCTCAAGAAGAGGTCACCCTGTTACGGGAAAATTTTTCCTTGTCGGAATCGATGCAAGTGGTACGGGAGAAACTGAACTATATGTTGGGCGAGAAAGCTTGTCCCGTGTTACTGGTGACTTCCGGGGTTCCCGGAGAGGGGAAGACACTGGTGGCTGCTCACTTGGCGAAGGCTTACGCGAAGGCGGGTAAAAAGACGTTACTGGTTGGTTGTGATCTGCGAAATCCTCGGTTACACTCGTATCTTCATAAGAATTATTCCCGTGGCTTGTCGGCTTACCTGGCAGGGATGGAACCGGAATGGAGACGGTTGGTACATTTGCTAGAAGACAATTTAAGCGTGTTGTTCGGGGGAGACGTCCCGCCGAACCCGGTAGCACTGCTTTCAAGCGGTAGGTTCAAGACATTGTTGGAAGAGGTGAGGGGAGAATATGATTGCATTATCCTAGATACCCCTCCGGTGGGAATCCTTGCGGATGCTTTGACGATGGTTAAGCAAGCGGACGCTTGTTTGTGTGTTGTTCGCTTGAACGTGTTGCCGCGAGGGGTGTTATCTTCCTTGCGAGTACTGGAAAGCGAGCATCACGTGACGAATTGCGGGGTGCTGGTTAACGGGGTATCTAGGAGAATACACTATTACAAGTATGGTTACGGTAATTATTACAACAAGCAAAATAGATAA
- the wecC gene encoding UDP-N-acetyl-D-mannosamine dehydrogenase codes for MNACFMGLGYIGLPTSIIAAKHGINVCGVDINTEVVKITNQGKLHIIEPGLEEMLQEVIVTGHFKAYVEPQMSDAYFMVVPTPFKGNHEPDISYVEAATRSVLPLLKAGDLYVIESTSPIGTTEKMRDLIYRERPELEEKIYIAYCPERVLPGNVIYELVHNDRVIGGIDEKSTDKAIEFYSQFVQGTLHKTNARTAEMCKLTENSSRDVQIAFANELSLICDKAGINVWELINLANKHPRVNILQPGCGVGGHCIAVDPYFITADFPMESKIIADAREINNYKAFWCAEKVQNEMLKFELKHHRKPVIAMMGLAFKPNIDDLRESPAKYITTKVMQSCSNADVLIVEPNVQEHKVFKLTGYKEAYEKADIVVMLVAHDEFKTLSWTDQKVILDFCGIYKK; via the coding sequence ATGAATGCATGTTTTATGGGTTTGGGCTATATAGGCCTACCTACTTCTATTATTGCTGCTAAACATGGGATTAATGTTTGTGGTGTGGATATAAACACTGAAGTTGTTAAAATTACTAATCAAGGCAAACTTCATATTATAGAGCCTGGGTTGGAAGAGATGTTACAAGAAGTGATTGTAACGGGACATTTTAAAGCTTATGTGGAACCACAAATGAGTGATGCTTATTTTATGGTTGTACCAACTCCTTTTAAAGGAAATCATGAACCAGATATTTCTTATGTAGAAGCCGCAACTCGGTCTGTGTTACCTTTATTGAAAGCAGGGGATTTGTATGTTATTGAATCTACATCACCCATAGGGACAACAGAAAAAATGCGAGATTTAATCTACAGGGAACGTCCGGAACTGGAAGAGAAAATTTATATTGCTTATTGTCCGGAACGAGTATTACCGGGAAATGTGATTTATGAATTGGTACACAATGATCGGGTAATAGGTGGAATTGACGAAAAGTCAACAGATAAAGCCATTGAATTTTATTCACAATTTGTTCAAGGGACGTTGCATAAAACAAATGCTCGTACGGCTGAAATGTGCAAATTGACGGAAAACTCTTCCCGGGATGTACAGATTGCTTTTGCCAATGAACTGTCTTTAATTTGTGATAAGGCAGGAATTAATGTGTGGGAGTTAATCAATTTAGCAAACAAACACCCTCGTGTAAATATCCTTCAGCCCGGTTGTGGTGTGGGAGGACATTGTATAGCAGTTGATCCCTATTTTATTACGGCAGACTTCCCGATGGAATCTAAAATCATCGCAGATGCTCGGGAAATCAATAATTACAAGGCATTTTGGTGTGCGGAAAAAGTACAGAACGAGATGTTGAAATTCGAGTTGAAACATCATCGGAAGCCTGTTATTGCCATGATGGGATTGGCCTTTAAACCGAATATTGATGACTTGCGAGAATCCCCAGCGAAATACATTACGACGAAGGTAATGCAATCTTGTAGTAATGCGGATGTTCTAATAGTGGAGCCTAACGTACAAGAGCATAAGGTATTCAAGTTGACGGGTTACAAGGAAGCTTACGAGAAGGCGGATATCGTGGTGATGCTGGTTGCGCATGATGAATTTAAAACATTATCGTGGACGGATCAAAAGGTGATTCTTGATTTTTGTGGTATTTACAAGAAATAA